Proteins encoded together in one Streptomyces sp. NBC_01216 window:
- a CDS encoding cryptochrome/photolyase family protein → MNVSVVLFTSDLRVHDHPPLRAALGGAGDEVVPLFVRDPAVDRAGFAVPNRLAFLADCLAGLDAGLRERGGRLVLRTGELVEVVCEVVREADADEVHMAAGGSAFARDREDRLRRGLEADGRRLYVHDGVVTALPAGAVTPSGSDHFAVFTPYFRRWSAEGLREPLAAPRRVPVPTGIGSEPLPARPDPATLSPGLARGGEGEGRKRLTSWLSGHADAYEERHDDLPGDATSRLSPYLHFGALSAAEAVDRARSRGGAGADAFVRQLCWRDFHHQVLAARPEAAVEDYRGQEDHWRRGSEAEADLKAWKEGRTGYPVVDAAMRQLAHEGWMHNRGRLLAASFLTKSLYIDWRAGARHFLDLLVDGDVANNQLNWQWMAGTGTDSRPNRVLNPVLQGKRYDPDGVYVRRWVPELAGIEGAAVHEPWKLPGLERARYDYPDPLVELADGLARFRHARGRD, encoded by the coding sequence ATGAACGTCTCGGTCGTCCTGTTCACCTCGGACCTGCGGGTGCACGACCATCCACCGCTGAGGGCGGCGCTGGGCGGCGCGGGCGACGAGGTGGTGCCGCTCTTCGTCCGTGACCCGGCGGTCGACCGCGCCGGTTTCGCCGTGCCCAACCGGCTTGCCTTCCTCGCCGACTGCCTGGCCGGCCTCGACGCCGGGCTGCGGGAGCGGGGCGGCCGGCTGGTCCTGCGCACCGGCGAACTGGTCGAGGTGGTCTGCGAGGTGGTGCGGGAGGCCGATGCCGACGAGGTCCACATGGCGGCCGGCGGCAGCGCCTTCGCACGCGATCGCGAGGATCGGCTGCGCCGCGGCCTGGAGGCCGACGGCCGACGCCTGTACGTCCACGACGGCGTGGTCACCGCACTGCCCGCCGGCGCCGTGACACCCAGCGGATCCGACCACTTCGCCGTCTTCACCCCCTACTTCAGACGCTGGTCGGCCGAGGGGCTGCGCGAACCCCTGGCCGCGCCGCGCCGGGTCCCGGTGCCGACCGGAATCGGTTCGGAGCCACTGCCGGCCCGGCCGGACCCCGCGACCCTGTCGCCGGGACTGGCACGGGGAGGCGAGGGCGAGGGCCGCAAGCGCCTGACGTCCTGGCTGAGCGGGCACGCCGACGCCTACGAGGAGCGACACGACGATCTTCCCGGCGACGCCACCTCCCGCCTCTCCCCGTACCTCCACTTCGGTGCGCTCTCCGCGGCCGAGGCCGTCGACCGGGCCCGCTCGCGCGGCGGCGCGGGCGCGGACGCCTTCGTACGGCAGCTCTGCTGGCGGGACTTCCACCACCAGGTGCTCGCCGCCCGCCCCGAAGCGGCCGTGGAGGACTACCGGGGGCAGGAGGACCACTGGCGCCGGGGAAGCGAGGCCGAGGCCGATCTCAAGGCGTGGAAGGAAGGCCGCACGGGCTATCCCGTCGTCGACGCGGCCATGCGGCAACTCGCCCACGAGGGCTGGATGCACAACCGGGGCAGGCTGCTCGCGGCGTCCTTCCTCACCAAGTCGCTGTACATCGACTGGCGCGCCGGCGCACGGCACTTCCTCGACCTGCTGGTCGACGGCGACGTGGCCAACAATCAGCTCAACTGGCAGTGGATGGCGGGCACCGGCACCGACAGCCGCCCCAACCGGGTGCTCAACCCGGTGCTCCAGGGCAAGCGGTACGACCCCGACGGCGTGTACGTGCGGCGCTGGGTCCCCGAACTCGCCGGCATCGAGGGCGCCGCGGTCCACGAACCCTGGAAGCTGCCCGGTCTGGAGCGCGCGCGCTACGACTACCCCGACCCGCTGGTGGAACTCGCCGACGGACTGGCCCGCTTCCGGCACGCCCGCGGCAGGGACTGA
- a CDS encoding SDR family oxidoreductase, protein MNDAESTPTPLRCLVTGASGYIGGRLVPELLAAGHRVRCLARTPAKLRDHPWAGEAEIVRGDVTDAESLARALRDIDVAYYLVHALGGGGDFERTDRRAAHTFAEQARAAGVRRIVYLGGLSPRGIPERELSPHLRSRAEVGRILANSGVPTTVLRAAVIIGSGSASFEMLRYLTERLPVMVTPSWVRTRIQPIGVRDVLRYLVGSASMPPEVSRSFDIGGPDVLTYLDMMRRYASVAGLPRRLIFPVPVLTPRLSSHWIGLVTPVPRSIARPLAESLRYEVVCDEHDIAVYVPDPPGTPLSFDTALALALQRIREARVTTRWSSAAVPGAPSDPLPTDPDWAGGSLYADERERFVDATPRALWRVIEGIGGENGWYSFPLAWAVRGWLDRLVGGVGLRRGRRDASHLRVGDSLDFWRVEEIERGRLLRLRAEMRLPGLAWLEMYAERDGRGRTRYRQRALFHPHGLAGHAYWWSVSPFHTVVFGGMARNIARTAEAAEAAAGGDEAPATEAGTGAWTGPTAAGADRTGEGGSRPPTGTGR, encoded by the coding sequence ATGAACGACGCGGAAAGCACCCCGACTCCCCTCCGCTGCCTGGTCACCGGGGCCAGCGGGTACATCGGCGGACGTCTCGTCCCGGAACTGCTCGCCGCGGGTCACCGGGTCCGCTGCCTCGCACGCACCCCCGCCAAGCTGCGCGACCATCCCTGGGCGGGTGAGGCCGAGATCGTCCGCGGGGACGTCACCGACGCCGAGTCGCTGGCTCGCGCCCTCCGGGACATCGACGTCGCCTACTACCTGGTGCACGCCCTCGGCGGCGGTGGCGACTTCGAGCGCACCGACCGGCGGGCGGCGCACACCTTCGCCGAACAGGCCAGGGCCGCCGGTGTCCGGCGCATCGTCTATCTCGGCGGCCTCTCCCCGCGCGGCATCCCCGAGCGGGAACTCTCGCCGCACCTGCGCTCCCGCGCCGAGGTCGGCCGGATCCTCGCGAACTCCGGGGTGCCGACCACCGTGCTCCGCGCCGCCGTGATCATCGGTTCGGGTTCGGCCTCCTTCGAGATGCTCCGCTACCTCACCGAGCGACTGCCCGTCATGGTCACCCCGAGCTGGGTCCGGACCCGGATCCAGCCCATCGGTGTGCGGGACGTGCTGCGTTACCTCGTCGGCAGCGCGAGCATGCCGCCCGAGGTGAGCCGCTCCTTCGACATCGGCGGCCCCGACGTCCTCACCTACCTCGACATGATGCGCCGATACGCGTCCGTCGCCGGGCTGCCCCGGCGGCTGATCTTCCCCGTGCCGGTCCTCACCCCCCGCCTGTCCAGTCACTGGATCGGCCTGGTCACCCCGGTACCGCGGTCCATCGCGCGCCCGCTGGCGGAGTCACTGCGGTACGAGGTCGTCTGCGACGAGCACGACATCGCCGTCTACGTTCCCGACCCGCCCGGCACCCCCCTCTCGTTCGACACGGCGCTCGCCCTCGCGCTCCAGCGGATCCGCGAGGCCCGTGTCACCACCCGCTGGTCCTCCGCCGCGGTGCCCGGAGCGCCGAGCGACCCGCTGCCCACCGACCCCGACTGGGCCGGCGGCAGCCTGTACGCCGACGAGCGGGAGCGCTTCGTCGACGCGACGCCGCGCGCGCTGTGGCGGGTCATCGAGGGCATAGGAGGCGAGAACGGCTGGTACTCCTTCCCGCTCGCCTGGGCCGTCCGGGGGTGGCTCGACCGCCTGGTCGGCGGCGTCGGACTGCGCCGGGGCCGCCGGGACGCCTCCCACCTCAGGGTCGGGGACTCGCTCGACTTCTGGCGGGTCGAGGAGATCGAGCGCGGACGGCTGCTACGGCTGCGTGCCGAGATGCGGCTTCCGGGCCTGGCCTGGCTGGAGATGTACGCGGAGCGCGACGGCCGGGGACGGACCCGTTACCGGCAGCGCGCCCTGTTCCATCCGCACGGCCTGGCCGGCCACGCGTACTGGTGGAGCGTCTCGCCCTTCCACACCGTGGTCTTCGGAGGCATGGCACGGAACATCGCGCGGACGGCCGAGGCCGCTGAGGCCGCGGCCGGCGGCGACGAAGCGCCCGCGACGGAGGCGGGCACGGGTGCGTGGACCGGACCCACCGCCGCCGGCGCCGACCGGACGGGGGAGGGCGGGTCCCGCCCGCCGACCGGGACCGGACGGTGA
- a CDS encoding MerR family transcriptional regulator, producing the protein MTEHAHGITSGAVARRLGVAPTTLRSWDRRYGIGPAAREDGRHRRWTQADIAVLEEMCRLTASGVPPAEAARAARAGTGPGPEPRPLPVAEPAPVPRPSVAPSLPARTVRGSGAGGGLPLGRARQECRGLGRAAVRLDAQAMDEMLGTLIEEYGLVAAWEEVMAPALHAVGRKWETSEDRYVEVEHLLSWHVSTALRRVSTASRPSLRAGVPPVLLACVPHEQHTLPLEALTAGLAELGLPTRMFGPAVPPEALDQAVRRTGPAAVVLWAQARSTANHPLARHVADTTWGVKGARTRTTVLLAGPGWAGPPAGPGMLRPGGLREALALLRTLCEAANTGSGPAPAGL; encoded by the coding sequence ATGACCGAGCACGCGCATGGCATCACCAGCGGGGCCGTGGCACGGCGTCTCGGGGTCGCCCCGACGACCCTGCGCTCCTGGGACCGGCGGTACGGCATCGGTCCGGCGGCCAGGGAGGACGGGCGGCACCGTCGGTGGACACAAGCGGACATCGCCGTCCTGGAGGAGATGTGCCGCCTGACCGCCTCGGGCGTCCCTCCGGCGGAGGCCGCGCGCGCCGCGCGGGCGGGTACGGGACCGGGCCCGGAACCGCGGCCGCTGCCGGTCGCCGAGCCGGCGCCCGTCCCGCGGCCCTCCGTTGCGCCGTCGCTCCCGGCCCGGACGGTACGCGGGTCCGGAGCCGGCGGCGGCCTGCCGCTGGGGCGGGCCCGCCAGGAGTGCCGCGGCCTGGGCCGAGCGGCCGTCCGGCTGGACGCGCAGGCCATGGACGAGATGCTGGGGACACTCATCGAGGAGTACGGACTGGTCGCGGCCTGGGAGGAGGTGATGGCACCGGCCCTGCACGCGGTGGGACGCAAGTGGGAGACCTCGGAGGACCGGTACGTCGAGGTCGAGCATCTGTTGTCCTGGCACGTCTCGACCGCGCTGCGCCGCGTGAGCACCGCCTCCCGCCCGTCGCTCCGGGCGGGTGTTCCTCCGGTCCTGCTGGCCTGCGTGCCCCACGAACAGCACACGCTCCCGCTGGAGGCCCTGACCGCCGGGCTCGCCGAACTCGGCTTGCCCACACGGATGTTCGGCCCCGCGGTGCCGCCCGAGGCGCTCGATCAGGCGGTACGCCGCACCGGTCCGGCCGCCGTCGTCCTGTGGGCCCAGGCCCGCTCGACCGCGAACCACCCGCTGGCCCGGCACGTCGCCGACACCACCTGGGGCGTGAAGGGCGCCCGGACACGGACGACCGTCCTGCTCGCGGGCCCCGGCTGGGCCGGCCCGCCCGCAGGCCCCGGCATGCTGCGCCCCGGCGGGCTGCGCGAGGCGCTCGCCCTGCTGCGCACCCTGTGCGAGGCCGCGAACACCGGCTCGGGGCCCGCCCCGGCCGGGCTCTGA
- a CDS encoding sigma-70 family RNA polymerase sigma factor — protein MTAPCITIQPSPEDEEQLLDHEVAAGFVRGDEECLAAAYRRWGGLVQTLAARSLGDLREAEDVTQQVFLAAWRGREGYRPERGPLPGWLVGITRRKIADALSARTRRRELVAAAGAALPQAEDPAARPDSALDRVLVVGELAKLPHVQREVLAMAFYGDLTQTQIAARTGMPLGTVKSHARRGLHRLRHCLAAQPGQ, from the coding sequence ATGACCGCACCCTGCATCACCATCCAGCCGTCGCCCGAGGACGAGGAACAACTGCTCGACCACGAGGTCGCCGCCGGGTTCGTGCGGGGCGACGAAGAGTGCCTCGCCGCCGCCTACCGGCGCTGGGGAGGTCTCGTGCAGACGCTCGCGGCCCGCAGCCTCGGAGACCTCCGGGAGGCCGAGGACGTGACCCAGCAGGTCTTCCTCGCCGCCTGGCGCGGCCGGGAGGGGTACCGGCCCGAGCGGGGACCGCTGCCCGGCTGGCTGGTCGGCATCACCCGCCGGAAGATCGCCGACGCCCTGTCCGCCCGCACCCGGCGGCGCGAGCTGGTCGCCGCGGCGGGCGCCGCCCTCCCTCAGGCCGAGGACCCCGCGGCCCGTCCCGACAGCGCCCTCGACCGGGTCCTCGTCGTCGGAGAGCTGGCCAAGCTCCCGCATGTCCAGCGGGAGGTCCTGGCCATGGCGTTCTACGGCGACCTCACCCAGACGCAGATCGCGGCCCGCACCGGCATGCCGCTCGGCACCGTCAAGAGCCACGCGCGGCGAGGGCTCCACCGGCTGCGCCACTGCCTGGCCGCGCAGCCCGGACAGTGA
- a CDS encoding MarR family winged helix-turn-helix transcriptional regulator: protein MASTDERETGGAGSEGEPGDLQRFAVELRRTNGEINRLVHGFALAQGLHPTDVQALSVVLDSTEPLTPGRLRERLGLTSGAVTACLDRLERAGHIRRSRESADRRVVHVHYVEGARAAARSYFMPLAQATDRALHRFDRDELAVALRFLGALNEELGALTPPRR, encoded by the coding sequence GTGGCCAGCACTGACGAACGAGAGACCGGCGGAGCCGGGTCCGAGGGCGAGCCGGGAGACCTGCAGCGTTTCGCCGTCGAGCTGCGGCGGACGAACGGGGAGATCAACCGGCTCGTCCACGGTTTCGCACTCGCGCAGGGACTGCATCCCACGGACGTCCAGGCCCTCTCGGTCGTCCTCGACAGCACGGAGCCGCTTACACCGGGCCGGCTGCGGGAGCGGCTCGGGCTGACGTCGGGCGCCGTCACCGCCTGTCTCGACCGGCTCGAGCGGGCCGGGCACATCCGGCGGTCGCGGGAGAGCGCCGACCGCCGGGTCGTCCATGTGCACTACGTGGAAGGCGCTCGGGCCGCCGCGCGCAGCTACTTCATGCCGCTGGCCCAGGCGACGGACCGGGCGCTGCACCGGTTCGACCGGGACGAGCTGGCCGTGGCCTTGCGATTCCTCGGCGCGCTGAACGAGGAACTCGGGGCGCTGACACCGCCGCGCCGCTGA
- a CDS encoding molybdopterin-dependent oxidoreductase, whose amino-acid sequence MTTSASPREPTPTDRLLAALGGLLSGFVSLAVAELVVAAARPEASPVAAVGGAAIDLAPVGLKNWAIRSFGENDKIVLQTGILTVLAVLAALVGVLALRHRLAGAAAVLAFGVVGAVAAVNRPDSDSFTDALPSLIGAVAGAALLYALIGRLLAPRPGTSPDRAASADRRGFLLVAASTAVAATVAGALGRALGGTRSRDAVTSRDTLRLPRPASAAPAVPAGAQLRVPGISPFVTPNKDFYRVDTALIVPKVDADGWRLRINGLGVTGEPMLSLDDLFRREVVERDITLACVSNEVGGPYVGNARWLGVRLADLLREFGVKAPSEGGPADQIVARSADGMTIGTPVEAVLDGRDALLAFGMNGAPLPFEHGFPVRMVVPGLYGYVSACKWIVDIELTTFDAYDAYWVPRGWAARAPVKTQARIDTPRSFARPEAGTVPVAGVAWAQHRGVRRVEVRIDDGHWQEAELGAEDSRDTWRQWVYRWQAEPGRHTLTVRATDGTGQVQTERRAGTVPDGATGWHSVVVNVV is encoded by the coding sequence ATGACCACCTCAGCATCCCCCCGTGAGCCGACCCCGACTGACCGCCTCCTCGCCGCGCTCGGCGGTCTCCTGTCCGGTTTCGTCTCGCTGGCGGTCGCCGAACTCGTCGTTGCCGCGGCCCGGCCGGAGGCGAGCCCCGTCGCGGCCGTCGGCGGGGCGGCCATCGACCTCGCGCCCGTGGGGCTGAAGAACTGGGCGATCCGCAGTTTCGGCGAGAACGACAAGATCGTCCTCCAGACCGGCATCCTCACCGTGCTGGCCGTACTCGCCGCGCTGGTCGGAGTCCTCGCCCTGCGCCACCGCCTCGCCGGGGCGGCGGCCGTCCTCGCCTTCGGAGTGGTCGGCGCGGTCGCCGCCGTGAACCGCCCGGACTCCGACTCCTTCACGGACGCGCTGCCCTCACTGATCGGCGCCGTGGCCGGCGCGGCGCTGCTGTACGCGCTGATCGGGCGGCTACTCGCCCCGCGACCCGGGACCTCGCCGGATCGGGCCGCGTCAGCCGACCGCCGCGGATTCCTGCTGGTCGCCGCCTCCACGGCCGTCGCCGCCACCGTCGCCGGTGCGCTGGGCCGCGCCCTCGGCGGCACCCGAAGCCGCGACGCCGTCACCTCGCGCGACACCCTCCGGCTGCCGCGCCCCGCCTCCGCCGCCCCGGCGGTCCCGGCCGGCGCGCAGCTGCGGGTCCCGGGCATCAGCCCCTTCGTCACCCCGAACAAGGACTTCTACCGGGTCGACACCGCCCTCATCGTCCCGAAGGTCGACGCCGACGGCTGGCGCCTGCGGATCAACGGCCTCGGCGTGACAGGCGAACCGATGCTCAGCCTCGACGACCTGTTCCGCCGCGAGGTCGTCGAGCGGGACATCACCCTCGCCTGTGTCTCCAACGAGGTGGGGGGACCCTATGTCGGCAACGCCCGCTGGCTCGGCGTACGGCTCGCCGACCTCCTGCGCGAGTTCGGTGTCAAGGCACCCTCCGAGGGCGGCCCGGCCGACCAGATCGTCGCCCGCTCCGCGGACGGCATGACCATCGGCACCCCCGTCGAAGCGGTGCTGGACGGCCGGGACGCGCTCCTCGCCTTCGGGATGAACGGCGCCCCGCTCCCCTTCGAGCACGGCTTCCCCGTCCGCATGGTCGTGCCCGGACTCTACGGATACGTCTCCGCCTGCAAGTGGATCGTGGACATCGAGCTCACCACCTTCGACGCGTACGACGCCTACTGGGTCCCCCGAGGCTGGGCGGCCCGCGCACCCGTCAAGACCCAGGCCCGGATCGACACCCCGAGGTCCTTCGCGCGCCCGGAGGCGGGCACGGTCCCGGTCGCCGGCGTCGCCTGGGCGCAGCACCGGGGTGTCCGGCGGGTGGAGGTACGGATCGACGACGGCCACTGGCAGGAGGCCGAACTCGGAGCCGAGGACAGCCGGGACACCTGGCGCCAGTGGGTGTACCGGTGGCAGGCCGAACCCGGCCGGCACACCCTCACCGTCCGTGCCACCGACGGCACCGGACAGGTGCAGACCGAGCGGCGTGCCGGCACCGTGCCCGACGGGGCCACCGGCTGGCACTCCGTGGTCGTGAACGTCGTATGA
- a CDS encoding ATP-binding protein: MRDTALVRGHLPDENTDFVGRRAELDRLSAELTEHRLITVTGVAGVGKTRLALHVARQAAGGFPDGAWWADLTALDGDRLLVATVSDAVDLSDHTPGMPSGALAEWLAPQRLLLVLDSCDHVAEPCARLLADLLAAAPALTVLVTSRRPLGVDGERVFTLEPLPSGGRDAVSLLRRRATGQQRGGTARLPGQWRAGPATEICVRLEGIPLALELAAAQIRIQGVDAVRAQLDSRFDLLVHEERVWPQRHQTLRAAIGWSHELCEPLERLLWARLTVFRGPFDLASAGFVCQGGPLTPETLPAALDALVRCSVVRREGNRYRLLDTIREYGAGWLERLGETERVADRHAASCLELARRADAEWLGPRQLSWYKTLDERHTDLRTGLDRLLRTDPDDALALVGSAAFFWSCCGRLREARDYLEQALLLSETRGPDRARALWALGVTLTLQGDFGLAHDVSERCAREARHAEYDDRTGPGERTLDAAYLAGLIALLTGRPMAALVVVGHVLAAAPGAPADSAARMRCHLVRVFGLTGLGRLDEARAEALALRAVCLDLDEHWTRACLDYQLALTGLLGGEPASAVRHAREMLEGKRLLGDSFGVALGLDVLAAALAADGDGELAADVSGTSEAYWRSTGHPQRGMPEMRDLRLKYETTARATIGSPTYEEIFLRALSGLPQDGLDRALRGVPQH, from the coding sequence ATGAGGGACACTGCTCTCGTGCGTGGACATCTACCGGACGAGAACACCGACTTCGTGGGACGTCGCGCGGAACTGGATCGGCTCTCCGCCGAGTTGACCGAGCATCGCCTGATCACCGTCACCGGGGTCGCCGGGGTCGGCAAGACCAGGCTCGCGCTGCATGTCGCCCGCCAGGCCGCGGGGGGCTTCCCCGACGGCGCCTGGTGGGCCGACCTGACCGCCCTGGACGGTGACCGGCTGCTCGTCGCGACCGTCTCCGACGCCGTGGACCTGTCGGACCACACACCCGGCATGCCGTCGGGCGCCCTGGCGGAATGGCTCGCCCCCCAGCGGCTGCTGCTCGTCCTCGACTCCTGCGACCATGTCGCCGAGCCCTGCGCGCGACTCCTCGCCGACCTGCTCGCCGCCGCACCCGCACTCACCGTCCTCGTCACCAGCCGGCGCCCGCTGGGCGTGGACGGCGAACGGGTGTTCACGCTCGAACCCCTGCCGTCCGGCGGCCGTGACGCCGTGAGCCTGCTGCGCCGGCGCGCGACCGGACAGCAGCGCGGCGGGACCGCGCGCCTACCCGGCCAGTGGCGCGCCGGTCCGGCCACCGAGATCTGCGTACGGCTGGAAGGCATCCCCCTCGCCCTGGAACTCGCCGCGGCCCAGATTCGCATCCAGGGCGTCGACGCGGTCCGCGCCCAGCTCGACTCCCGCTTCGACCTCCTCGTGCACGAGGAACGGGTATGGCCGCAACGCCACCAGACGCTGCGCGCCGCCATCGGCTGGAGCCATGAACTGTGCGAGCCGCTGGAACGCCTGCTCTGGGCCCGGCTGACCGTCTTCCGCGGCCCCTTCGACCTCGCGTCCGCCGGGTTCGTCTGCCAGGGCGGCCCACTCACCCCGGAGACCCTGCCCGCCGCCCTCGACGCGCTGGTCCGCTGCTCGGTGGTGCGCCGGGAAGGCAACCGCTACCGGCTCCTCGACACGATCCGCGAGTACGGGGCGGGCTGGCTGGAACGCCTCGGAGAGACGGAACGGGTCGCCGACCGGCACGCCGCCTCCTGCCTGGAGCTCGCCCGCCGGGCCGACGCCGAATGGCTGGGTCCCCGGCAGCTCTCCTGGTACAAGACGCTCGACGAGCGCCACACCGACCTGCGCACCGGCCTGGACCGTCTGCTGCGCACCGACCCGGACGACGCGCTCGCGCTGGTCGGCTCCGCCGCGTTCTTCTGGTCCTGCTGCGGCCGGCTGCGGGAGGCCCGAGACTACCTTGAGCAGGCGCTGCTGCTCAGCGAGACCCGCGGCCCCGACCGGGCCCGAGCGCTGTGGGCGCTTGGGGTGACCCTGACCCTCCAGGGCGACTTCGGACTCGCTCACGACGTCAGCGAGCGGTGCGCCCGCGAGGCGCGGCACGCCGAGTACGACGACCGGACCGGGCCGGGGGAGCGCACCCTGGACGCCGCCTACCTCGCGGGGCTGATAGCGCTGCTCACCGGCCGTCCGATGGCCGCGCTCGTGGTGGTCGGGCACGTCCTCGCCGCCGCGCCCGGCGCCCCCGCCGACTCGGCGGCACGGATGCGCTGCCACCTGGTCCGGGTCTTCGGCCTCACCGGACTCGGCCGCCTCGACGAGGCACGCGCCGAGGCGCTCGCCCTCCGGGCGGTCTGCCTCGACCTGGACGAGCACTGGACCCGTGCCTGCCTGGACTACCAGCTCGCCCTGACCGGCCTCCTCGGCGGGGAGCCCGCGTCCGCGGTCCGCCACGCCCGCGAGATGCTCGAGGGCAAGCGGCTGCTCGGCGACAGCTTCGGCGTCGCCCTCGGCCTCGACGTCCTCGCCGCCGCGCTCGCCGCCGACGGGGACGGCGAACTCGCCGCAGACGTCTCCGGTACCAGCGAGGCGTACTGGCGCTCCACCGGCCACCCCCAGCGCGGCATGCCCGAAATGCGCGACCTCCGCCTCAAGTACGAGACCACGGCCCGCGCGACGATCGGCTCCCCCACCTACGAGGAGATATTCCTGCGCGCCCTGTCCGGGCTCCCGCAGGACGGGCTCGACCGGGCCCTGCGCGGAGTGCCGCAGCACTGA